Proteins from a genomic interval of Capsicum annuum cultivar UCD-10X-F1 chromosome 4, UCD10Xv1.1, whole genome shotgun sequence:
- the LOC124898073 gene encoding zeatin O-glucosyltransferase-like, with the protein MIPFPTQGLVNQLLQLACLITSSYDLPVHYVGSATHNYQARFRANALNPSDIAKIHFHDIPTPEFDSPPPDFNATSKFPSHHVPLWEASLLWREPIASFLPFTLYCYVCLFSEIPIQLGEELLKKLPSLEGTIPDVIRDCLFSQHPYMDIGSGTIHNTSKVIEGTFLDLLAQVKSKQHWAIGPFLPTKLDHVSNRNSICLEWLN; encoded by the exons ATGATTCCATTTCCAACTCAAGGCCTTGTCAATCAACTTCTTCAACTCGCGTGTTTAATCACCTCATCATATGATCTTCCAGTCCATTATGTTGGCTCTGCCACACATAACTATCAAGCTCGGTTCCGAGCCAATGCCTTAAATCCTTCAGACATAGCCAAAATCCACTTCCATGACATTCCAACTCCAGAATTTGACTCACCTCCACCTGACTTTAATGCCACGAGCAAATTCCCATCACATCATGTGCCGTTATGGGAAGCATCTTTGCTTTGGCGTGAGCCAATTGCTTCCTTCTTGC CTTTCACTTTGTACTGTTATGTATGCTTATTTAGTGAGATCCCTATCCAACTTGGAGAAGAATTGCTTAAAAAGCTACCATCCCTTGAAGGAACGATACCTGATGTAATCAGGGACTGTTTATTTTCTCAGCATCCGTATATGGATATTGGATCAGGTACTATCCATAATACAAGCAAAGTAATTGAAGGCACGTTTCTTGATTTGCTGGCACAAGTAAAAAGTAAACAACACTGGGCAATCGGCCCATTTCTGCCAACTAAACTCGATCATGTGTCAAATAGGAACAGTATATGTTTGGAGTGGCTGAACTAA
- the LOC107857077 gene encoding zeatin O-xylosyltransferase-like: MELAVGLEQSKQKFIWVLSDANRGDIFTWEARRVELPDGFEERVKEVGLVVREWAPQPEILAHSSTGRFMSHCDWNSCIESITMGVPIAAWPMHADQPKNGFLVREILKVGLTVREWENREKLVNASTIENVVKKLMASEEGDAIRKREQELGEVVRRSTAKGGASQIELDSFIAHITR; the protein is encoded by the coding sequence ATGGAGCTCGCGGTGGGATTAGAACAAAGCAAACAAAAGTTCATATGGGTGTTAAGCGATGCCAATAGAGGAGATATCTTTACTTGGGAAGCTAGAAGAGTTGAGCTGCCAGATGGGTTTGAGGAAAGGGTAAAAGAAGTAGGCTTAGTGGTAAGAGAATGGGCACCACAGCCCGAAATCTTGGCTCATTCTTCCACAGGCAGGTTCATGAGTCATTGTGATTGGAATTCTTGCATAGAGAGTATTACGATGGGGGTTCCAATTGCTGCTTGGCCTATGCACGCTGACCAACCAAAAAATGGTTTCTTGGTGAGGGAAATATTGAAAGTAGGCCTGACTGTGAGGGAGTGGGAGAACCGCGAGAAGCTAGTAAATGCATCCACCATTGAGAATGTCGTGAAGAAGTTGATGGCATCAGAAGAAGGAGATGCAATTAGAAAAAGAGAACAAGAATTAGGAGAAGTCGTAAGGCGCTCCACAGCGAAAGGGGGTGCTTCTCAAATAGAGTTGGATTCTTTTATCGCACATATCACAAGATAG
- the LOC107869484 gene encoding dnaJ homolog subfamily C member 17-like, which translates to MDVIDVDHYVVLNLPSGEKGSMLSQHDISKAYKKKALELHPDKRPNDPNAHLDFQKLKTSYDILKDEKLRKSYDDLVRRVEQQKSQRRERAAAAAAPQEEEERRSASRKRKLDTARMHYCYYSREAYRRIARRRFNEEADRVPVKRYSIKVARRKLNKEAAQILSMYKRKKL; encoded by the coding sequence ATGGATGTTATCGACGTTGATCACTACGTTGTTTTGAATTTGCCCTCGGGTGAGAAAGGTTCAATGCTTTCTCAACACGACATATCTAAAGCCTACAAAAAGAAGGCATTAGAGTTGCATCCAGACAAGAGGCCAAATGATCCTAATGCTCACCTAgactttcaaaagctcaagaccTCGTACGACATTCTCAAGGATGAGAAACTGAGGAAGTCATATGATGATCTAGTACGTCGCGTGGAGCAGCAGAAGAGCCAGCGAAGAGAGcgtgctgctgctgctgctgcgcCTCAAGAAGAGGAGGAAAGAAGAAGTGCTAGTAGAAAGCGTAAACTTGACACTGCGCGAAtgcattattgttattattcaagagaAGCGTACCGAAGAATAGCCAGACGGAGATTTAATGAGGAAGCTGATAGAGTTCCTGTGAAGCGATATTCAATCAAAGTGGCGCGAAGAAAACTTAATAAGGAAGCTGCTCAAATTCTTTCCATGTATAAAAGGAAAAAGCTGTAA
- the LOC107867342 gene encoding zeatin O-glucosyltransferase translates to MEDLTGVRNPDLSTSMCSNKLKQDHDVVLVMVPFPAQGHLNQLLHLACFISSSYDLPVYYVGTATHNRQARVRANALSPSDIAKIHFHDIPTPEFASPPPDSNASSKFPRHLLPLWDASMLLREPIASFLCDFSSKARRIVVVHDPSMSYIVQDASSFPNAESYLFNCISAFYLYCFSCSFSGMSFQLGEELLKKLPSFEGTMPDELMNFIALQGPYLDLTSGDIHNTSKVIEGQFLDLLAQVKGKQQWAIGPILPTKFDCISNRTDICLEWLNKQPSRSVLYVSFGTTTTFSDREVMELAMGLELNKQKFIWVLREADRGDIFTGEARRVELPEGFEERVKEVGLVVREWAPQPEILAHSSTGGFMSHCGWNSCVESITMGVPIAAWPMHGDQPNNGFLVTEILKIGLTVREWEKREEIVSASTIENVVRKLMTSEEGDAIRKRAQELGVAVKRSVEKGGASRIELDSFIAHITR, encoded by the coding sequence ATGGAGGACTTGACAGGAGTACGAAATCCCGATCTTTCCACATCCATGTGTAGCAATAAGTTGAAACAAGATCATGACGTAGTTTTAGTCATGGTTCCATTTCCAGCTCAAGGCCATCTCAATCAGCTTCTTCACCTTGCCTGTTTCATCTCCTCATCATATGATCTTCCAGTCTATTATGTTGGCACAGCTACTCATAACCGTCAAGCTCGGGTTCGAGCCAATGCCTTAAGTCCTTCAGATATAGCCAAAATCCACTTCCATGACATTCCAACTCCTGAATTTGCCTCACCTCCACCTGACTCTAATGCCTCGAGCAAATTCCCGAGACATCTTCTGCCATTATGGGATGCATCTATGCTTCTGCGCGAGCCCATTGCCTCCTTCTTATGCGATTTCTCCTCGAAAGCAAGACGAATCGTTGTTGTACATGATCCTTCTATGTCATATATTGTTCAGGATGCTTCTTCCTTTCCCAATGCTGAATCCTATTTGTTCAATTGCATTTCAGCCTTCTATTTGTACTGTTTTTCATGTTCATTTAGTGGAATGTCATTCCAACTTGGAGAAGAATTGCTTAAAAAGCTACCCTCCTTTGAAGGAACGATGCCAGATGAGCTCATGAACTTTATAGCTCTTCAGGGTCCATATTTGGATCTTACATCAGGTGATATCCATAATACAAGCAAAGTAATTGAAGGGCAGTTTCTTGATTTGCTGGCACAAGTAAAAGGTAAACAACAATGGGCAATTGGACCAATTCTGCCTACTAAATTTGATTGTATCTCGAACAGGACTGATATATGTTTGGAGTGGCTTAACAAACAACCTTCAAGATCAGTTCTTTATGTATCTTttggaacaacaacaacattttcTGATAGAGAAGTCATGGAGCTCGCGATGGGATTAGAACTAAACAAACAGAAGTTCATATGGGTGTTAAGAGAAGCCGATAGAGGAGACATCTTTACCGGGGAAGCTAGAAGAGTTGAGCTTCCAGAAGGGTTTGAGGAAAGGGTAAAAGAAGTAGGCTTAGTGGTAAGAGAATGGGCACCACAACCCGAGATCTTGGCTCATTCCTCCACAGGTGGGTTCATGAGTCATTGTGGCTGGAATTCCTGCGTAGAAAGTATTACGATGGGGGTACCAATAGCTGCTTGGCCTATGCATGGTGACCAGCCAAACAATGGTTTCTTGGTAAcggaaatattgaaaataggccTGACTGTGAGGGAGTGGGAGAAACGCGAAGAGATAGTAAGTGCATCCACTATCGAGAATGTCGTGAGGAAGTTGATGACATCAGAAGAAGGTGATGCAATTAGGAAAAGAGCACAAGAATTGGGAGTAGCCGTTAAGCGTTCCGTAGAGAAAGGGGGTGCTTCTCGTATAGAGTTGGATTCTTTTATCGCGCATATCACAAGATAG